The following coding sequences lie in one Desulfobotulus pelophilus genomic window:
- a CDS encoding efflux RND transporter periplasmic adaptor subunit: MPIFKRLQTMRVHVVLFTVLLLALAACNQSSEPSEEPRTGYHPPPPAVTTLTVQERDVKVFSEYPARIHGARQVQVRARVEGILQKRLYVEGQIVRENDVLFQIDPERYEIALRRAEAELANAEASHADAQREWRRSVTLYEADAVSERTRDQALTELDLSKARLDLARAAVDEARRNLRYTEVRAPLCGVTGMETLSEGNLLEWGALLTTITQQDPVHVRFSLPEDDAAIQSAARRAMGKTENGNHRYEATLIFSDGTEYDLKGELDFTASTIDPRTGTVTARAVFPNPDNSLIPGQFIRVRVQLQSFTDIFMIPEDAVTQGPQGPRVFLVNHKDMTVSRNVTLGTVVHGEQIILKGLERGDRVVIMGHVSLRDGMEVSATEKISEEAS, translated from the coding sequence ATGCCTATTTTCAAGCGCCTGCAAACCATGCGGGTTCATGTTGTTCTTTTTACCGTTCTTCTGCTTGCCCTTGCGGCCTGCAACCAGTCTTCGGAGCCCTCAGAGGAACCCCGGACCGGATACCATCCCCCCCCTCCCGCCGTTACCACTCTGACGGTACAGGAAAGGGATGTAAAGGTTTTCAGTGAGTATCCTGCCCGTATCCATGGTGCCCGTCAGGTACAGGTTCGGGCAAGGGTCGAAGGAATTCTTCAGAAGCGTCTTTATGTGGAAGGTCAGATTGTCCGGGAAAACGATGTTCTTTTTCAAATCGACCCGGAACGCTATGAAATTGCCCTGCGCCGTGCGGAAGCGGAACTGGCCAATGCCGAAGCCAGCCATGCCGATGCCCAGCGTGAATGGCGTCGTTCCGTCACCCTTTATGAGGCCGATGCGGTGAGCGAACGCACACGGGATCAGGCCTTGACGGAACTGGACCTGTCAAAGGCCCGGCTGGATCTGGCAAGGGCCGCTGTGGATGAAGCACGCCGCAATCTTCGCTACACGGAAGTACGGGCACCTCTCTGCGGCGTTACCGGTATGGAAACCCTTTCCGAGGGCAATCTTCTGGAATGGGGCGCTCTGCTCACCACCATTACCCAGCAGGATCCGGTGCATGTACGTTTCTCCCTTCCGGAAGACGATGCTGCCATACAAAGCGCGGCCCGGCGGGCCATGGGAAAGACGGAGAACGGAAACCACCGGTATGAAGCCACCCTTATCTTTTCCGACGGTACGGAATATGACCTGAAAGGGGAACTGGATTTCACGGCCAGCACCATAGATCCCAGAACGGGTACGGTGACGGCAAGGGCGGTGTTTCCCAATCCGGACAACAGCCTGATACCGGGCCAGTTCATCCGTGTGCGTGTGCAGCTGCAGAGTTTCACGGATATCTTCATGATACCCGAAGACGCTGTCACTCAAGGTCCTCAAGGACCGAGGGTTTTTCTGGTCAATCATAAGGATATGACTGTTTCCCGCAATGTAACCCTGGGAACCGTAGTCCATGGTGAACAGATTATCCTGAAAGGTCTTGAGAGGGGCGACCGGGTTGTCATTATGGGGCACGTTTCCCTCAGAGACGGCATGGAAGTATCTGCCACGGAAAAAATATCTGAGGAGGCATCCTGA
- a CDS encoding sigma 54-interacting transcriptional regulator, giving the protein MNKNVFFREATLRICGRLDLQRAMENTLAYIQKIIPADALHIGLFDPATSMGRTIVRICPDHWPKVAANVPIPEAAVPRVTEEWRSDFSFGILNDAREEEPCIQELIGLFWPEDVSVLRTSLIMESRMIGMLLLAAAGCNRYDESHAELMGMLNEPFSIALTNALQYEEIVRLKEMLEEDNRYLHKELRHISGDRIIGSDFGLREVMQMVRQVAPLESPVLLLGETGTGKELLANALHAASPRHSGPFVKVNCGGLPEGLIDSELFGHEKGAFTGAVALKKGRFERADGGTLFLDEVAELPLGAQVRLLRVLQSREIERVGGTETIPVNVRIISATHRNLEQMVKEGGFREDLWFRLNVFPIMIPPLRQRNQDIPALLEYLVARKCKEMKITRKVHIPEGTMEFLRQHSWPGNIRELQNLVERGLIQSQARASGTAVLVLDMPRIPSLRPVMKNPDSSDEPILSFDDAAGRHIRRALEKTHGKIMGEDGAAALLGLHPSTLRGKMRKLGISKKEKS; this is encoded by the coding sequence GTGAATAAAAATGTGTTTTTTCGGGAAGCAACCTTACGAATCTGCGGCAGGCTGGATTTGCAGAGGGCCATGGAGAATACCCTTGCTTATATTCAGAAGATTATTCCTGCGGATGCTCTTCACATCGGGCTTTTTGACCCGGCCACCTCCATGGGCCGTACCATTGTGCGTATCTGCCCGGATCACTGGCCGAAGGTAGCGGCAAACGTTCCCATACCCGAAGCGGCCGTTCCCAGAGTTACGGAAGAATGGAGGTCGGATTTTTCCTTTGGCATTCTCAATGATGCCAGAGAAGAAGAACCCTGTATACAGGAACTGATAGGCCTTTTCTGGCCCGAGGACGTTTCTGTTCTTCGTACCAGTCTGATTATGGAGTCCCGGATGATCGGTATGCTGCTGCTGGCTGCCGCAGGTTGTAACCGTTATGACGAAAGCCATGCGGAGCTGATGGGTATGCTCAATGAACCCTTTTCCATTGCCCTCACCAATGCCCTGCAGTATGAGGAAATTGTTCGTCTGAAGGAGATGCTGGAAGAGGATAATCGATATCTCCATAAGGAGTTGAGACATATTTCCGGAGACAGGATCATCGGTTCCGACTTCGGTCTCAGAGAAGTGATGCAGATGGTGCGTCAGGTGGCTCCTCTGGAAAGTCCGGTCCTTCTTTTGGGAGAAACGGGTACGGGTAAGGAACTTCTGGCCAATGCCCTGCATGCGGCTTCCCCCCGGCACAGTGGTCCTTTTGTGAAAGTGAACTGCGGAGGACTTCCCGAAGGCTTGATCGACAGTGAGCTTTTCGGCCATGAAAAAGGGGCCTTTACCGGTGCTGTTGCCTTGAAAAAAGGACGTTTTGAAAGGGCGGATGGCGGTACCCTTTTTCTGGATGAAGTGGCCGAGCTTCCTCTGGGTGCTCAGGTGCGCTTGCTCAGGGTCTTGCAGAGCAGGGAAATTGAACGGGTGGGCGGTACGGAAACCATTCCTGTCAATGTACGCATCATCAGTGCCACCCACAGAAATCTGGAGCAGATGGTCAAAGAGGGAGGTTTCCGGGAAGATCTCTGGTTCCGGCTCAACGTTTTTCCCATCATGATTCCGCCTCTGCGGCAGAGAAATCAGGATATTCCCGCCCTTCTGGAGTATCTGGTGGCAAGAAAATGCAAGGAGATGAAAATAACAAGAAAGGTACATATTCCTGAGGGAACCATGGAATTTCTGCGTCAGCACAGCTGGCCGGGTAATATCCGTGAGCTGCAGAACCTTGTGGAGAGAGGATTGATTCAGAGTCAGGCCAGAGCTTCCGGTACAGCGGTGCTTGTGCTGGATATGCCCCGGATTCCTTCCCTGAGGCCTGTAATGAAAAACCCAGACAGCAGCGATGAGCCCATTCTTTCTTTTGATGATGCCGCAGGCAGGCACATTCGCAGGGCACTGGAAAAAACCCATGGAAAAATCATGGGCGAAGACGGAGCTGCAGCCCTCCTGGGTCTC